A single region of the Agromyces sp. Leaf222 genome encodes:
- a CDS encoding alpha-N-arabinofuranosidase, protein MSTARLTVDPHFAVGRIDRRVFGGFVEHLGRHVYDGIYEPGHESADAEGFRSDVIDLVKELGVSTIRYPGGNFVSGFRWEDSVGPREERPRRLDLAWHSTETNEVGLHEFQGWLDKVGSDLMLAVNLGTRGTLEALDLLEYTNIAGGTALSQRRIDNGRTDAFGVKMWCLGNEMDGPWQLGHRSADDYGKIASQTAKAMRQLDPSVELVVCGSSSAHMPTFGEWERVVLTHAYDDVDYISCHAYYEERDGDLGSFLASAVDMDHFIESVVATADHVKAVNGSSKTIDISFDEWNVWYIERFHGVDKIEGIDNWPVAPRLLEDVYSVADAVVFGNLMISLLKHADRVTSASLAQLVNVIAPIMTEPGGIAWRQTTFFPFSITSRLAQGDALELKLDAPTYSTKAYGEVPLVDAVATHDAETGRSAVFLVNRSQTEALTVTVDISGLGEVSVLESHTLTDDDVYAKNTLEQPERVAPSANESIVIDGGELTITLPPVSWSAVSLG, encoded by the coding sequence ATGAGCACCGCACGCCTCACCGTCGACCCGCACTTCGCCGTCGGCCGCATCGACCGCCGCGTCTTCGGCGGGTTCGTCGAGCACCTCGGCCGCCACGTCTACGACGGCATCTACGAGCCCGGCCACGAGAGCGCGGATGCCGAGGGCTTCCGCTCCGACGTCATCGACCTCGTGAAGGAGCTCGGCGTCTCGACGATCCGCTACCCGGGCGGCAACTTCGTGTCGGGCTTCCGCTGGGAGGACTCGGTCGGTCCGCGCGAGGAGCGCCCCCGCCGCCTCGACCTCGCCTGGCACTCGACCGAGACGAACGAGGTCGGCCTGCACGAGTTCCAGGGCTGGCTCGACAAGGTCGGCAGCGACCTCATGCTCGCCGTCAACCTCGGCACGCGCGGCACGCTGGAGGCCCTCGACCTGCTCGAGTACACGAACATCGCGGGCGGCACGGCACTCTCGCAGCGCCGCATCGACAACGGCCGCACCGACGCGTTCGGCGTGAAGATGTGGTGCCTCGGCAACGAGATGGACGGCCCGTGGCAGCTCGGCCATCGCTCGGCCGACGACTACGGCAAGATCGCCTCGCAGACCGCGAAGGCGATGCGCCAGCTCGACCCCTCGGTCGAGCTCGTGGTCTGCGGCTCGTCGAGCGCGCACATGCCGACCTTCGGCGAGTGGGAGCGCGTCGTGCTCACCCACGCCTACGACGACGTCGACTACATCTCGTGCCATGCCTACTACGAGGAGCGCGACGGCGACCTCGGTTCGTTCCTCGCGTCGGCGGTCGACATGGACCACTTCATCGAGTCGGTCGTCGCGACCGCCGACCACGTGAAGGCCGTGAACGGCAGTTCGAAGACCATCGACATCTCGTTCGACGAGTGGAACGTCTGGTACATCGAGCGCTTCCACGGCGTCGACAAGATCGAGGGCATCGACAACTGGCCGGTCGCCCCGCGCCTGCTCGAGGACGTCTACTCGGTCGCCGACGCGGTCGTCTTCGGCAACCTCATGATCTCGCTGCTGAAGCACGCAGACCGGGTGACGAGCGCCTCGCTCGCGCAGCTCGTCAACGTGATCGCCCCGATCATGACCGAGCCCGGCGGCATCGCCTGGCGCCAGACGACGTTCTTCCCGTTCTCGATCACCTCGCGCCTCGCGCAGGGCGACGCGCTCGAGCTGAAGCTCGACGCGCCGACGTACTCGACGAAGGCCTACGGCGAGGTCCCGCTCGTCGACGCCGTCGCCACGCACGACGCCGAGACCGGTCGCTCCGCGGTGTTCCTCGTGAACCGCTCGCAGACCGAGGCGCTCACCGTGACGGTCGACATCTCTGGCCTCGGCGAGGTGTCGGTGCTCGAGTCGCACACCCTCACCGACGACGACGTGTACGCGAAGAACACGCTCGAGCAGCCCGAGCGGGTCGCCCCGAGCGCGAACGAGTCGATCGTGATCGACGGCGGCGAGCTCACCATCACCCTGCCGCCGGTGTCGTGGTCGGCCGTCTCGCTCGGCTGA
- a CDS encoding arabinan endo-1,5-alpha-L-arabinosidase, with protein sequence MVGRLARLSGATPRVAAALLSVGLLGGLTACSAPGGVWEASGDLATHDPALARDDDGTWWVYSTGNGTVAEGDIQIRSSTDGEHWVYEGEVWPEKPEWLTDAVKGVDNLWAPELVEHDGTWYLYYSASRFGKNTSLIAVATNSTLDPDDPDFDWVDGGAVIESTTSDDFNAIDPGVVIDEQGTPWMAFGSFWSGIRMVELSWPTGLRADDAEPLRIADRGAPPTAIEAPYLVEHDGDWFLFVSRDSCCQGAKSTYNIAVGRADAATGPFVDRDGVPMLDDGGTPVLVTDGARVGPGGQSVADGVLAFHYYDADAGGTFRLALATIDWDEEGWPVVRW encoded by the coding sequence GTGGTCGGCCGTCTCGCTCGGCTGAGCGGGGCGACGCCCCGCGTCGCGGCGGCGCTGCTCTCGGTGGGACTCCTGGGGGGACTCACCGCGTGCAGCGCACCGGGCGGCGTGTGGGAGGCCTCCGGCGACCTCGCCACCCACGATCCGGCGCTCGCCCGCGACGACGACGGCACGTGGTGGGTCTACTCGACCGGCAACGGCACGGTCGCCGAGGGCGACATCCAGATCCGCTCCTCGACCGACGGCGAGCATTGGGTGTACGAGGGCGAGGTCTGGCCCGAGAAGCCCGAGTGGCTCACCGACGCCGTGAAGGGCGTCGACAACCTCTGGGCGCCCGAGCTCGTCGAGCACGACGGCACCTGGTACCTGTACTACTCGGCGTCGCGGTTCGGCAAGAACACCTCGCTCATCGCGGTCGCGACGAACTCCACGCTCGACCCCGACGATCCCGACTTCGACTGGGTCGACGGGGGAGCGGTCATCGAGTCGACCACGTCCGACGACTTCAACGCGATCGACCCGGGCGTCGTCATCGACGAGCAGGGCACGCCGTGGATGGCGTTCGGCTCCTTCTGGAGCGGCATCCGCATGGTCGAGCTCTCGTGGCCGACCGGGCTGCGGGCCGACGACGCGGAGCCGCTTCGCATCGCCGACCGCGGTGCGCCGCCGACCGCGATCGAGGCGCCGTACCTCGTCGAGCACGACGGCGACTGGTTCCTCTTTGTCTCGCGCGACAGCTGCTGCCAGGGCGCGAAGAGCACCTACAACATCGCGGTGGGCCGAGCGGATGCCGCGACCGGCCCGTTCGTCGACCGCGACGGCGTGCCGATGCTCGACGACGGCGGCACGCCGGTGCTCGTCACCGACGGCGCCCGCGTGGGGCCCGGAGGCCAGTCCGTCGCCGACGGCGTGCTGGCGTTCCACTACTACGACGCCGACGCGGGCGGGACGTTCCGGCTCGCGCTCGCGACGATCGACTGGGACGAAGAAGGCTGGCCCGTCGTACGGTGGTGA